CACTCTCAAACCCACCCTGCAAAGACACATACATGATTAGTGGTACATCTCGTAAGTCATGAGGTAAGAATTAAATAATGATACCTCTCCCAAAAGCCAAGGTGCAGCCTAATATCAACACATCTAAACATATTTATGCAGTAAAAGATCAAACAAGATGCAGTGTACAGACACATTTGGGATCTAAATAAGAGATATAAACTATATTCTACAGATTGTCTTTCTGAGATGCCATAGTTACATGGAAATCTTTATTCCCTTCTTCTCTTCGCTGTAATTATACCATCATTATTCACTACAGTGTGAATTGTGACAAGTCAATCTCTGCTGAGAGATGCGTGCATTTAATACAAATCTACCCTTTATGCATGAAAAGATAAATTATTTAACCAGGAAAAAGAATTTTGGCTTCTGTTAGTTTACAAGTATGTACACAGAACGTTACCCAGCTCAATTGCACTCATTATACTGATCTAAGGATGAAGGAATGAGTTAACTCTGCTGGGAATTAAACCTGCAATCCAGCTGGGAAATTGATACTACCTAAAATAAAAGATCTAGATAGATCTGTTGTCTTTACTTTTGTAGCTCTGGGCCAATAAACGATATGACTAATGGCAAACTCTTTAGAGTAGACTATGAGATCTAGAATAGTTTGTGAGCTCAACGCTATTTTAATCAgacttttgtttaatttagattaatgGGCCAACAGCAAAGCCAGGGCCAACAGCAAAGCCAGATTAACGCTCGGCTGGGGGCTGAAGCTCTACGTCCACACATCGCAATACACCCACTGTTTTGACTGTCGGATCATTTGTACTGTGACCCGTATCAATAGTTGCTGCCCCAACAGATTTTTCTGTGCCTTCGCCTGCTTGTGAAGAGGGGTTTATATGCCTGAAATTTCCAATTCATATGTGCACGTGGAGAGAGTTTTGAATATGGCTGCATGGtataaaaaattcaaatttcGTAATATGACCGGTGGTGATTTTCAGATTCAGGCCTAGGAAGCCTTAATCCCGCTCTGACCACCAATAACCCATGATTAATTTCCCTGTTTGAACAGAATTTGGTCATCCCTAAATCTTTAAACTATTTGTGGGTTTAAGGACTGGTTTGCACCAGCGATGCCCAGCCTCTTTAGCAGGGTACACAGAATTCTTGGACATTAAAGTGTATAATATTCACTATCATTCCTGTTGAAAGAATTCATATtggagtaaaaaatattttttttaccttttctggTTTCCTCGATTTTTGTTGTACGTTCTGCTTGTTCTTCCCTGGCTTactagtggcactgggcaggtaGCTTTGTGGCAGCCACACAGGGACAGCGTTACTTTCCACGGATTCCTTCTTGCCTTCATTAATACAGGCCCTACACGCAGTACAGGTTCTCGGCCTCAGACGTCTCTGTAAATGCTGCGTTGGGTTTGAATAACTCTGAACTGTGAGGTTACTGAAAAACAATCACAGAATCTGCTGAACATCCATCAAAGACACATTATGGCAGATCCACTTTAAATCCATTATTTATGTATGATTATTATGGGATAGGATTCAAACAAGCACATGCCTTGCAGAATGAATGTCTTTGCTTGCATGGGTTAATTCCTTTGCAAtttgttattaattattaaaaagaTTTGAAAGATTTATTTGTGTTGAAATGTTATTTGCAATTATTTGTGTTAGTCATAAGAAAGCCCTACTTTCCAGGGTAGGATTGCTGGTATTGAGTTTTCTGATTAGTAGCGGTGTATGCAaacttattattcttattaaacTTATTATTCTAACATATTCACATTTTCCTCTGCATAGCATTCAGTACAAATCCTGGTACTAAAGCATGTCCTGTTTTCTTTCTGCACTTATATGTGCTCTGATTTTACTCTCGAAATTTGTAAGTTTGTAATTCTCCCCAAAAAATATCCCAATACTGGTTCTCGGGCTATTGGcaaactacaagtcccatgaaTTTTTGGTTACTGCGtgcagtggtttttttttttagctttttttttctagcaaatgttcatgggaattgtagttcactaATAGTAGTACGTATTTGTTAAACAACAAATTGTAGTGATTTGAAAATCGTTTTTATAAAATGATATACCTAATgcataaaacatacattaaaaaaatagataatacaaatatattttgacGGTCGAGTGTTGCCACAGTTTTGACACCTGTCAGCCGTTACTACCTTCCCattatttacactgggagctgaataTATTCCATATGCCCTTGGCCAACAGTACGTCCATTCatcagaatatatattttatatttagtagTAACTGCTGACATTATAGATACTCATTGAATAAGAAATCACAATTGCAAATGCTTGTTCAGAGAAATCTTTTACGACGGTGGCACTTAGGAACAGGAATGATGAATAACAAAAAGGAAAATGATTAAAATGTCACATTGTGTTCTAGAATGAACATACAGTGATTGTTCgacctttttttatactttcaaaACTACTACAAAGTAACAGCTTCCCAAGATGGTCCACTTTTTCAGAAAACCCAGTGCCTGCAGCCAGCTGTCTCAGCCGAGTGTGTGATAGATAAAAGGAATTTCACGATGACACTCAAGTCAGCTGCAAGCTATATCTATACCTGTTTGTGTGATGTTGATCTGACACATGTTTGAAGTCTCTCTGTTTGTTTCCTGGTCTTCCGTAACACTTTAGAAGTTGCTTGGCAGATGTGTAATTAATATAGCTGTACTTTATGTCACCTGCTCTCTGTGACATTCCTGGAAAAGGAAATAACAACAATAAATAATTTGCAGGTTTAGTAATGGATGCACCTAATTTATTAAATTACTTTTCAGTGAAAGAATGTTAGTTTTAATTAATAATCTTCTAATCTAGAGCTATGGGATGCAAGGCAATGGACACACAGTGTGTTGGGGAAACCCAAGTCCTTTAGCCCTCATTAGAAACGACCTGAGGACAAGTTTTCCATCCCTTATAAACTAGGGAAGGAAGTCTCCAAAGCCACTGTGCCAATACTGTAATCCAACAAGGCTAGTGAAGGTAGGTCTCCAAAGCCCCTGTGCCAATACTGACCACCTACCAATTATAATAATACTCAAAGCCAGTGAATGCAGGATGGGGAAAGTGCTGATaggctagggagtataggaatggagtgactAAAGCATGTCATCATCATGAAGGAGGTATATACCCTGTTTTGGGAAGTGTCCCCAAGCAGTGTAGAAAGCAAGAGGAGTGAGGGCGGACCGGAGTTTGGGTGTTACAGAAAAGTAATTAAACCGTGGCAGGTGAGCGGCGGTAAGTCGCGGCACTAGAGGCAACCATACCTCCTAACTCCGGAGTTGTGCGATTCCAGATGCCAGTGTTCAAGGGAAAAAGGGGCGAGCCAGTGAGGCATCTGCGTCACATGCACTGAACCGCCCAGAAAGGGGACTAGTTAGCCCAAAAGAttggcaggtcagcctggtgtgaatgctcACACCTGCTCATCATTCAGGCCGGCCCACCGAAGGCTAACCATGCAGGGAGCTCTTTTCAGTGCCCTCCTTTAAGGCTGTGGTGCCCTCAACAttgtggaagcacctctaacgATGCCCTCGCACTAAGCTTGTTGGGGACAGATCCCTGGTGTCCCCTACAAATGGGACACCTGAGAATTACAGTTCAGCTAtttggacttaaaggaccaccaaagtcacccagacctcttcatctcaattaagtagtctggatgcagtggctctgtagttttaaccctgcaaagtaaacacTACAGTTTCGTAAAAAAGCCATAtgtacattaaagggttaaacatctccctgacagccactagagggccttTCATTCCAAAATCAAGTAGAA
The nucleotide sequence above comes from Pelobates fuscus isolate aPelFus1 chromosome 4, aPelFus1.pri, whole genome shotgun sequence. Encoded proteins:
- the LOC134607724 gene encoding uncharacterized protein LOC134607724 isoform X2 → MTCDKVPGMSQRAGDIKYSYINYTSAKQLLKCYGRPGNKQRDFKHVSDQHHTNSNLTVQSYSNPTQHLQRRLRPRTCTACRACINEGKKESVESNAVPVWLPQSYLPSATSKPGKNKQNVQQKSRKPEKSSDSRKSISCHFNGGYSDQYFTSSLSSSSSGYDSRKTELYQI